The window AACCGCGTGGCTTTGTACATCCCGACCGCGATCTCCGGCTCCGGGTCGCCGTCCAGTTCGCAGACAAGAATTTTCCAGGGACAACAGCCGCGGTCCCGGTCCAGATAGATGCGCCGGGGCTCTCCGTTGGGACCGAGGCGATAGGCCGCGATCGCCCGTCCGTGCGAAGCTCCGGCGTCACCCAGGATGCAGAACCTGACCCGATGCTCATTTCCATTCATGGCGTAAACCGCATCCGCATGGGCGATGACCGATTGGTACGGGGCCGGGATCAGCTCCTTGCCGGCAGCAGCCACTTGGAAGACTGCCAACAGGCAAAACGCGGCCATAAGAAAAGATCGCCGGCAAGGGCAAGCGTCCTGTTTCATGGAATGAATTGTAACCGATATTCAGCATGATTAAAACAGACAGCCCTTCCACGCCGTCTAATTTGCATTTTTTTTAAGTCCGGAGTAAAATTTGATTTTCGCAATTCAAAATCAGGAGGATTACAAATATGGCCAAAAAGTATAATTTCTACGCCGGACCGGCGATCCTGCCCCAGGACGTGATGAAAAAGGCCCAGGCCGAGCTCCTGGACCTCGCCGGCAGCGGCCTTTCGATCATGGAGATCAGCCACCGCTCGAAGGACTTCGAGGCGGTGATCAACGGCGCCGAGGCCAAGATCCGCTCGCTTCTCGGCGTGCCGGAAAGCTACACGATCATGTTCCTGCAGGGCGGCGCCAGCCTGCAGTTCGGCATGATTCCCATGAACCTGCTGAAAGGAAAAAAGGCCGACTACGTCCATACCGGCGAGTGGGCCAAGAAGGCGATCAAGGAAGCCAAGCTGTTCGGCACGGTGAACGTCGCCGCCTCCTCCGAGGACAAGAATTTCAACTATATCCCGGAAAAGTTCGGTTTTTCCCCCGACGCCCAATACGTCCACATCACCTCCAACGAGACCATCGGCGGCATCCAGTGGACTAAGTTCCCCGATACCAACGGCGTGCCCAAGATCATCGATATGTCGTCGGACATCTTCAGCCGCAAGATCGATTTCAGCGATGTCGGCCTGATCTACGCCGGGGCCCAGAAGAACATCGGGCCGGCCGGCGTCACCCTGGTCATCATGCGCAACGACCTGATCGAGGCCTGCGCCGACGGCGTGACCACCATGCTCAGCTACAAGACCCACGCCAAGGAAAAGTCGCTCTACAACACCCCGCCATGCTTTGCCATCTACATCATCAAGCTGGTCATGGAGTGGATCGAGGCCCAGGGCGGGCTGGCCGCGGTCGAAAAAACGAACGAGCTGAAGGCCAAGACCATCTACGACGCCATCGACAACAGCCAGGGCTACTACAAGGGCACGGCGGCGCTCAAGGATCGTTCGCGCATGAACGTCACCTTCAGGCTGCCCAGCGAAGCGTTCGAGGAAAAATTCGTCAACGACGCGAAAAAAGAGGGCTTCATCGGCCTGAAGGGCCACCGCAGCGTCGGCGGCTGCCGCGCCTCCATCTACAACGCCATGAACCTGGAAGGGGTCAAAGCCCTGGTCCGTTTCATGGAAAAGTTCGCCAAGGAGAACAAGTAGGCGTTCCGCACAAAGCGGCAAAATCGCCGTTGGCGCATGGTTTTTTTAACTGAAAGTTGACATCCACCCCGAAATCTGCTATTCTTTTATCCGGCAAATTTGAGGGAGGTGTTTTTTGAGCAAACAAAAGATCGTGTTTTCAATGAATGCCTCGGGCTGGCTCGCCAAGCTCCGCCTGACCGCCGCCTCCGCCCTCCCCGCGCCCGAACGGCCATGATCAGCATCCTGATTGCCGAAGCCCTCAGCGCCAAGACCATCGACACGCTGAATGAGATCCCCGAATTCGAGATCAGCGAAGCGGCCAACCTCAGCCAGGAAAATTTCAAGCGCGAGCTGCAAAACGTCGACGCGTTGGTTGTCAGCGCCACGTCGCCGCTTCCGGCCGCCGCCCTGAAAAACGCCGCCAACC of the Candidatus Aminicenantes bacterium genome contains:
- the serC gene encoding 3-phosphoserine/phosphohydroxythreonine transaminase; translated protein: MAKKYNFYAGPAILPQDVMKKAQAELLDLAGSGLSIMEISHRSKDFEAVINGAEAKIRSLLGVPESYTIMFLQGGASLQFGMIPMNLLKGKKADYVHTGEWAKKAIKEAKLFGTVNVAASSEDKNFNYIPEKFGFSPDAQYVHITSNETIGGIQWTKFPDTNGVPKIIDMSSDIFSRKIDFSDVGLIYAGAQKNIGPAGVTLVIMRNDLIEACADGVTTMLSYKTHAKEKSLYNTPPCFAIYIIKLVMEWIEAQGGLAAVEKTNELKAKTIYDAIDNSQGYYKGTAALKDRSRMNVTFRLPSEAFEEKFVNDAKKEGFIGLKGHRSVGGCRASIYNAMNLEGVKALVRFMEKFAKENK